In a single window of the Raphanus sativus cultivar WK10039 chromosome 9, ASM80110v3, whole genome shotgun sequence genome:
- the LOC108824025 gene encoding protein SOSEKI 5: MSSRVFRATPDSNYLVPRRSRDHQQETSPERNRIWSEPRHKPVTNRKVPVVYYLSRNGQLDHPHFLEVTLSSGDGLYLKDVINRLNDLRGKGMANLYSWSSKRSYKNGFVWHDLSEEDFIFPVQGQEYVLKGSEVVLDSCLLSSNPRSLLGTTSFRDLNPEKNSGDDDIPPAAVHRRRNQSWSSIDLSEYKVYKATESSAESARRLAADASTQTDDRRRRRKPAKEGEIEEVKCPARCENRSVELSRDEISPPPSDSSPETLENLIKADGRLVLRQNEGSSDHRTVESLSSGRMRASAVLMQLISCGTMSFKECGPVLLKDQGLTLTGRSGCTVTRGAGDNSLERAEKELQSFGRVKLEDKEYFSGSLIETKKELVPALKRSSSYNADRSSRMGPTTEKDEEEAVLSKCIPRKPKSVGLRNNNGVHQ, encoded by the exons ATGAGTTCAAGAGTGTTCAGAGCAACACCAGATAGCAACTATCTGGTCCCCAGGAGATCTAGAGACCACCAACAAGAAACTAGTCCGGAGCGGAACCGGATCTGGTCTGAGCCTCGTCATAAACCGGTTACTAACCGGAAAGTTCCGGTCGTCTATTATCTCTCCCGGAATGGTCAGCTTGACCATCCTCATTTCCTGGAAGTCACCCTCTCTTCCGGCGATGGTCTCTACCTCAAAG atGTAATAAACCGCTTGAATGATCTTAGAGGCAAAGGCATGGCTAATCTCTACTCTTGGTCTTCCAAAAG GAGCTACAAGAACGGATTTGTCTGGCACGATTTATCGGAGGAAGACTTCATCTTCCCCGTTCAAGGCCAAGAGTACGTTCTCAAAGGCTCTGAGGTGGTTCTTGATTCTTGTCTTCTCTCATCAAACCCAAGGAGCCTCCTCGGAACGACGTCGTTCAGAGATCTGAACCCGGAGAAAAACTCCGGCGATGATGATATCCCTCCGGCGGCGGTGCACCGTCGGAGAAACCAGTCGTGGAGCTCCATCGATCTCAGCGAGTACAAGGTGTACAAAGCAACCGAGTCGAGCGCCGAGTCGGCTCGTAGACTCGCGGCGGACGCTTCTACTCAGACGGACGATCGAAGGCGGAGGAGAAAGCCGGCGAAGGAGGGGGAGATAGAGGAGGTGAAATGCCCGGCGAGGTGCGAGAATCGGAGCGTTGAGCTGAGCAGAGACGAGATTTCTCCTCCGCCGTCGGATTCGAGCCCCGAGACTTTGGAGAATCTGATCAAAGCAGACGGACGGCTGGTATTGCGTCAAAACGAGGGCAGTAGCGATCATCGGACGGTGGAGAGTTTGTCGAGCGGGAGGATGAGAGCTTCTGCCGTGTTGATGCAGCTGATTTCGTGCGGAACGATGTCGTTTAAAGAGTGTGGGCCCGTTTTGTTGAAAGATCAAGGGCTGACGTTGACTGGACGTAGCGGGTGCACGGTAACGCGAGGAGCAGGGGATAACAGTCTGGAGAGGGCAGAGAAGGAACTGCAGAGTTTTGGAAGGGTAAAACTGGAAGATAAGGAGTATTTTAGCGGCAGTTTGATTGAGACCAAGAAGGAACTTGTCCCTGCTTTGAAACGATCTTCTTCTTACAATGCTGACAG GAGTTCAAGAATGGGACCAACGACGGAGAAGGATGAGGAAGAGGCGGTTCTATCTAAATGCATTCCGAGGAAACCAAAGTCGGTGGGTCTAAGGAACAACAATGGTGTGCACCAGTAA